ATCTACACTTTGTTATGATTAATAATACAGTAGTTTAATTTCTAGAACTGAATTACATTATAGGTAATTTTCCACTCTAGTACTGCTGAGCTACTTCATGGTGCATAACAggacaataaaaatatttaattataccTGGATTGAAACACCAAAATTGTTACCATCTTCTATTCTTGGAATCAACAACTGCACCCACATCTTGACCtaaaacatacacaaataaCATACAAATAGAATTACACAAGATGTTCTGTTCCATCAACATGTTATGATGATGTCTGCTGATGATGAGAACATGGACCTACAGTGTTACATTTCTCTATGAGGGTTCTGATCTCAGGCTTAACCCTCTCGATCAGGTCCACCAACTTGCCATTGCTTTTCATCATTCCACCAGGCATTATATACACCTTGGTCCCACCAACTACATATGAGAAAAGGAGACTGTGTGACTTCCAAGAGACTTTTACAAAAAAAGCCATTAAGCTTATGCACTGCAGAACTCACCTTTGTCATCTCCTGTACCATCTTCAAGCTTTCTCTTCTTGGCATTTTGCTGTTAATGGAACAATGACTGGTTAATTGCTGTCTATACAAGTTCACAGATATACGAAGCACCAAGTGCTTAGTGttaacattaaatgtttaaaaaaaaaagtgaatgaaATTAGATAAAATAAATCACTTACTCCCTCAAGTCCATCATGGATGTCTGAAAGCAGAATTGGGTCTGGTACAGCCAAGTTGATCTCAGAATGGATTTCTTTCAGTTCACGGATATTTATTACAGGGtcctgaaaataaatgattattgTTAATATAATTAAACAGTGATCTATAGAATTAACcacaaattttattttgattatggGAAAAAGTTTTACTTGGAAATAAATAATCTCTTGCCTTCAGAAACTGGTCCAATTCTAATAATTTCTTAGGGAAGAAATTTGCCACCAGATCTTCTGCCTAAATTTAGAAACAATTAAGCGTCAGAAGCAACCAAAATAAGTTTTTCCTTGTTATTCCTAAGATGTGTAACTTACCTCTGATGTGATTCGTTCCCTGAAAACATCAACCTATAGTGGAAACACAAAACGTTAACTACAAGTTGatcaaattaaatataatagCTGTTAAACTGACAACTGGTTAAAATCAGTTTGTGTTTTGTCTGAACTGGAAGGCTTTACCTGCTTGGTGGTTTAACACGGAGAGAAAGAACTTAGAGTATCTAGTGTTCTTTGACTGATTACCAAACACAGCTGTATGATTTGTTAGATAAATCGGTTTTGTCGCAGACACGAGAGTAACGGTACGACTTCGTAAAGCAACGCGGCTAGCCGGCTAATGAACAACAGATGGGCAGTGCATTCTACAGTTTCATTCACAACAGAATGATTCACACATTAACTCACGTGTGCGACAAGACCCACGGGTCCAAATACGACCAAACGGCAATCGAGAAAAATACATTGTAATTGAAGAATTTTCGGAGATGGCGGGCGGGAAATTTAGCTAATTAGCCTTAGCTCTCTGAATGCATGACACGCTTACTGGTTTTCCCAGCTACAATATGTTAGCCTGCTAACAATCGATAATATCTAGCTTAATGATTCCACCTAAGATATATTAACAATTGAACCTGACCAGCTTACCTTTGACTTGATTTCATTGTCCACCTTTAAAAGTGAAgacattttttcttttgcaaTCAATAACTGAGAATAGCTACAGATTGTCTTAACAGCATTAACTAACCGTGTGGCTTACTGCTGACTGTCAGCCACAAGGTAACGCACGCGCTGGAAGATGACGTACAAACTAAGAGACGCGATGACGATACACATTCTACGCATGCGCAAATCAATGTCTTTCTTTTGCAATAAGTAGAATTTCACGTAATGACATGCCAGATACATCTACTAATGATATGTATACGACGTTATAacgttattttaaaatgtagtttCCTCCCCCTTATCGTTCACTTTCGCATATAATAAACCAAAAGAAAAACGTAAGGCAGGAATGACATATTTCCTGTTACGTGTGCACGGGGGAGTGTACATGTTAAACGATGTAAACAACAAGAGAGCGACTAGACGGAAAGGGCCGAATGTAATGTTGGCTTTACCATGTTAAATTAAATAGTTGTAATCACAAACTGGATATCTTGTGTAATTCTGACTAACCATCATGAATCACCCAGTTACCGTCAAAGTGAATTTCCGTGGAAGCGTGAAGAAGTTTCCCGTTGTGGATACAGACAAAGCGCAGTGGGAGACAGTAGAGGCCTGGGTAAGCTGCTTTCAAAAACGCACTGTTTGTGCTCGACTGCGTATCTGGGACCGTATCCGAAAGCGCCTACTACCGTCCTACATAGTATATTAGAATAG
This is a stretch of genomic DNA from Ictalurus punctatus breed USDA103 chromosome 13, Coco_2.0, whole genome shotgun sequence. It encodes these proteins:
- the psme3 gene encoding proteasome activator complex subunit 3 codes for the protein MSSLLKVDNEIKSKVDVFRERITSEAEDLVANFFPKKLLELDQFLKDPVINIRELKEIHSEINLAVPDPILLSDIHDGLEGQNAKKRKLEDGTGDDKVGGTKVYIMPGGMMKSNGKLVDLIERVKPEIRTLIEKCNTVKMWVQLLIPRIEDGNNFGVSIQEETVAELRTVEGEAASYLDQISRYYITRAKLVSKIAKYPHVEDYRRTVTEIDEKEYISLKIIVSELRNQYVTLHDMILKNIEKIKRPRSSNTDALY